TTAAATTTAGGAATAATTCTAATCTCTTTAATCTTTTTATCAAGTAAAATAGGTGGAATTTTAATTGAAATCTTTTTATGCTTCTTTTTAAAAGAATTAGAGTATGGAATTACAAGAGTATCTTCATTAAGTCTAACAAAACCAATAACAAGAGTAGTAGAACTGTTCTTAGGAAGATAACTAGGAAGTTTAATTTTCTCTTTATACTCTCCTTTATTTTTCTTTTTTAGAAGACTAAAAAAAGACTTAAAAGAACCATCAACTTCTTTAAGAATCTGTTGTGACATATTAGAATTAAGAGTTTTATA
The genomic region above belongs to Fusobacterium varium and contains:
- a CDS encoding transposase, which codes for YKTLNSNMSQQILKEVDGSFKSFFSLLKKKNKGEYKEKIKLPSYLPKNSSTTLVIGFVRLNEDTLVIPYSNSFKKKHKKISIKIPPILLDKKIKEIRIIPKF